The proteins below come from a single Brevundimonas sp. LM2 genomic window:
- a CDS encoding substrate-binding domain-containing protein: protein MSSTLHRRLFVAGTATMALIVAACGQGGQQRTGIWAAGSSTVFPFSTRVAENFGRNNPNGSPPRVESLGTGGGIQAFCQGVGPSTPDIANASRRMKGSEFDLCASNGVTDIIEIKIGYDGLVVATSRTGADFVLQGSDLYLALAKEVPGPNGTFIPNPHRTWDQVRAGLPPARIQVYGPPPTSGTRDSWVELAMTPAAEAVPQVAALAESDEDRFEAIAHTLREDGAWVDSGENDNAIVQTLTRTPGSVGVFGYSFLEENIGQVKPALVNGVSPTLETIASGEYPISRSMFIYVKKAHIGVIPGLQEFLVEFTSEAATGRGGYLQDRGMVPLPTDERMAQRSVATNLTVMTRPE from the coding sequence ATGTCGTCCACCCTGCATCGCCGACTGTTCGTCGCCGGAACCGCCACGATGGCGTTGATCGTCGCCGCCTGCGGCCAGGGCGGCCAACAGCGGACGGGCATCTGGGCCGCCGGCTCGTCCACGGTCTTTCCATTTTCGACGCGCGTGGCCGAGAATTTCGGACGCAACAATCCGAACGGGTCCCCGCCCCGCGTCGAGTCCCTGGGCACCGGCGGGGGGATCCAGGCCTTCTGTCAGGGCGTCGGGCCCTCCACGCCGGACATCGCCAACGCATCGCGCCGCATGAAGGGGTCGGAGTTCGACCTCTGCGCCAGCAACGGCGTCACCGACATCATCGAGATCAAGATCGGCTATGACGGCCTGGTCGTGGCCACGTCCCGCACCGGGGCGGACTTCGTGCTGCAGGGCAGCGACCTGTATCTGGCCCTCGCCAAGGAGGTGCCCGGCCCCAACGGCACCTTCATTCCGAACCCGCACCGCACCTGGGACCAGGTGCGGGCCGGCCTGCCGCCCGCGCGGATCCAGGTCTATGGCCCGCCGCCGACCTCGGGCACCCGCGATTCCTGGGTCGAGCTGGCCATGACGCCCGCCGCCGAGGCCGTTCCCCAGGTCGCTGCCCTGGCCGAGAGCGATGAAGACCGGTTCGAGGCCATCGCCCATACGCTGCGCGAGGACGGGGCCTGGGTCGACTCGGGCGAGAACGACAACGCCATCGTTCAGACCCTCACCCGCACCCCGGGTTCGGTCGGCGTGTTCGGCTATTCCTTCCTCGAGGAGAACATCGGCCAGGTGAAGCCGGCGCTCGTCAACGGCGTCTCGCCGACGCTGGAGACCATCGCCTCGGGTGAGTATCCGATCTCCCGCTCCATGTTCATCTACGTCAAGAAGGCCCACATCGGCGTGATCCCGGGGCTTCAGGAGTTCCTGGTCGAGTTCACCTCGGAGGCCGCGACCGGCCGGGGCGGCTATCTGCAGGACCGGGGCATGGTGCCCCTGCCCACGGATGAACGGATGGCGCAGCGTTCAGTGGCGACGAACCTGACCGTGATGACCCGTCCCGAATAG
- a CDS encoding Ig-like domain-containing protein produces MPTVNVTAQDQGWYAGSIHGSGNTNYVTGEFGAGEYRSFFVFDLTGLAETVRSARFVVNAETIATFDDFEVLRLFSVDRTGAASLIAGTAGLDGFADLADGTLFGSLIVRRTDGGRLVEIELNAAALAQINANLGGVFSLGGSLRDIGLGGTEEYFGGFSGTQFARLMLDTTGTPPTPTPTPNFVSLTSGVTVPISLAEGNLGTTDFTFTISRSGDMTATLTVDWDVDGLGLVNPADGADFIGGVLPGGTVTFSPGETTETITVRVAGDRAVERDENFVLRLSDARTTGTAGVSLGQGTANGRIYNDDVQGYLRISPTYQTMVEGHVGLSNFAFTLSRTGDLSQAMTVTYVVRAPGAGNGDVLADAADIVGGAFQIRTAVIPAGASSVAIVVQTTADRIVEPHETFTVQITGFTGGDPTTIISTPDATGRIFNDDGFPPVIPPGLSAGAFGDPHLITLDGLGYDFQAHGEFILIETVPGATDPFQVQVRFEPAEGSDLVSVTTGVATEIYGQRIVIDVNGSDLVRIDGVAVSLLGAPLDLSGDGQDDLFFDGSQIVVVFPGGDQLHVAVFDGFVNTGVFLTTAHLGQVRGLLGDGDGDGTRSDDFALRDGTLLAQPLDFDTLYGAFADSWRVTRSDSGQDNASQFDYAAGQNTEDFTDTSFPGVQLTLADLPADLRAAGEAAADAAGITDPLLREAAILDFALTGDDQFAAGAGAVVAVPQVTLVTENAPTLGEIIGVTAGVAQVTEGGSGTQGLNFTVYRLGDTAGETTVTYAFAGTGIDAADFQDSTALSGAIIFADGETSRTLTLNLAGDLTVEDDEAIRLTIVAPTDVMVASPFAQTVVLNDDNTAPIAVNDAFVTLPGEAVSGDVRANDSDPDGDPLNVTLVTGPASGTLVLNDSGSFTYTPNAGFVGTDTFIYSVFDGQVLAQATASIAVTAPGGGTTGDDILNGTAGDDTLDGDAGDDTLNGGPGDDILSGGTGFDAASYAGATAGVTVDLWLDQRQDTGGGGFDTLRAIEGVIGSDHADTLRGNAGTNTLIGGGGNDVLDGGAGVDRLEGGTGDDTYVIDTPQDQIVEGAGEGIDTVESYQTYTLGENLENLTLLWGGDSFGYGNALDNRIRGNTGANSLFGYNGRDLLEGGAGNDTINGGGGDDTLNGGPGDDVLLGGSGIDTASYAGASSGVTVDLWLDQRQDTGGGGFDTLRAIEGVTGSDYADMLRGNAAANTLMGGGGNDVLNGGAGVDRLEGGTGDDTYVIDMPQDQIVEGAGEGIDTVQSYQTYALGDDLENLVLLWAGDSSGFGNALDNSLVGNTGANRLFGRGGRDTLEGGDGADRLEGGNGADVLVGGTGADTFVFRTVWETAKGDGDWIMDLEAGDQVDLSAIDANRTVAGVQTFSLVDAFTRNAGEIVVSLDTMGNTIVSLDDNGDGWADGTLSIAGAHLATVNDWLLI; encoded by the coding sequence ATGCCGACCGTCAATGTCACGGCCCAAGATCAAGGTTGGTACGCCGGGTCCATCCACGGCTCTGGTAACACAAACTACGTGACCGGAGAGTTCGGGGCTGGCGAATACCGAAGCTTCTTCGTTTTTGATTTGACCGGCCTTGCCGAAACAGTTCGGTCGGCACGGTTCGTGGTCAATGCCGAAACGATCGCCACCTTTGATGATTTTGAAGTTCTCCGACTGTTCTCCGTGGACCGAACAGGCGCCGCGAGCCTGATCGCTGGGACCGCCGGCCTCGATGGTTTCGCGGATTTGGCCGATGGCACCCTGTTTGGCAGCCTCATTGTCAGGAGAACCGATGGCGGACGCTTAGTCGAAATCGAGCTGAATGCTGCCGCATTGGCCCAGATAAACGCGAACCTGGGCGGCGTCTTTTCGCTTGGTGGTTCCCTGCGCGACATCGGTTTGGGCGGGACTGAAGAGTATTTCGGCGGCTTTTCCGGCACGCAGTTCGCACGCCTTATGCTGGACACGACCGGGACACCTCCGACACCAACGCCGACGCCCAACTTTGTTTCTCTAACCAGCGGCGTGACTGTCCCGATCTCGCTCGCCGAGGGCAATCTGGGGACCACCGACTTCACCTTCACGATCAGTCGGTCCGGCGACATGACCGCGACGCTGACGGTGGACTGGGACGTGGACGGACTGGGTCTGGTCAATCCCGCCGATGGCGCGGACTTCATCGGCGGCGTGCTGCCCGGTGGCACGGTGACCTTCAGTCCGGGCGAAACGACCGAGACCATCACGGTTCGGGTGGCGGGGGATCGCGCCGTCGAACGGGACGAAAACTTCGTCCTGCGTCTGTCGGATGCCCGGACGACCGGAACCGCGGGCGTGAGCCTCGGCCAGGGCACGGCGAACGGACGAATCTACAACGACGATGTTCAGGGCTATCTACGGATATCCCCCACCTACCAGACCATGGTGGAGGGCCACGTCGGTCTCAGCAATTTCGCCTTCACCCTGAGCCGCACGGGCGATCTGTCTCAGGCCATGACGGTGACCTATGTCGTCCGGGCCCCGGGCGCGGGCAATGGCGACGTGCTGGCCGACGCCGCTGACATCGTGGGTGGCGCGTTCCAGATCCGCACGGCCGTGATCCCGGCCGGAGCGTCGTCGGTCGCAATCGTGGTGCAGACGACGGCAGACCGGATCGTCGAACCGCACGAGACGTTCACTGTCCAGATCACCGGCTTCACGGGCGGCGACCCGACCACGATCATCTCCACCCCCGACGCCACCGGCCGCATCTTCAACGACGACGGCTTCCCGCCGGTGATCCCGCCCGGACTGTCGGCAGGCGCGTTCGGCGACCCCCACCTCATCACGCTCGACGGCCTCGGATACGATTTTCAGGCGCACGGCGAGTTCATTCTGATCGAGACCGTGCCGGGCGCGACCGATCCGTTCCAGGTGCAGGTCCGTTTCGAACCTGCGGAGGGCTCCGACCTCGTCAGCGTCACGACCGGCGTGGCGACCGAGATCTACGGACAGCGGATCGTGATCGACGTCAACGGCTCGGACCTCGTCAGAATCGACGGCGTGGCGGTGTCGTTGCTCGGCGCGCCGCTGGACCTGAGCGGCGACGGCCAGGACGACCTGTTCTTCGACGGCAGCCAAATCGTCGTGGTTTTCCCGGGTGGCGACCAGCTCCACGTGGCGGTCTTCGACGGCTTCGTGAACACCGGTGTCTTCCTGACCACCGCCCATCTCGGACAGGTCCGGGGTCTTCTGGGCGACGGCGACGGGGACGGCACCCGCAGCGACGACTTCGCGCTGCGCGACGGCACGCTTTTGGCCCAACCGCTTGATTTCGACACCCTGTACGGCGCTTTTGCCGATAGCTGGCGGGTGACCCGCTCTGATTCCGGCCAGGACAACGCCTCGCAGTTCGATTATGCGGCCGGCCAGAACACCGAGGACTTCACCGATACCAGCTTCCCTGGCGTCCAGCTGACGCTGGCGGACCTTCCGGCGGACCTCCGGGCGGCGGGCGAGGCGGCGGCCGACGCGGCCGGTATCACCGACCCCCTGCTGCGCGAGGCGGCCATTCTCGACTTCGCCCTGACCGGCGACGACCAGTTCGCCGCCGGCGCCGGTGCCGTGGTCGCCGTACCGCAGGTAACCCTCGTCACGGAGAACGCGCCGACGCTAGGTGAGATCATTGGGGTAACGGCGGGCGTGGCGCAGGTCACCGAGGGCGGCTCGGGCACCCAGGGCCTAAACTTTACCGTCTATCGACTGGGCGACACGGCGGGAGAGACGACGGTCACCTACGCCTTCGCGGGGACGGGCATCGACGCGGCGGACTTCCAGGACTCGACCGCCCTCAGCGGCGCGATCATCTTCGCCGACGGTGAGACGTCCAGGACCCTGACGCTGAACCTCGCCGGCGATCTGACGGTCGAGGACGACGAAGCCATCCGGCTGACGATCGTCGCGCCGACCGACGTGATGGTCGCCTCGCCCTTCGCCCAGACGGTAGTCCTCAATGACGACAACACCGCGCCGATCGCGGTCAACGACGCCTTCGTGACCCTGCCCGGCGAGGCCGTATCCGGTGACGTGCGGGCCAACGACTCCGATCCGGACGGCGATCCGCTGAACGTCACGCTGGTCACCGGCCCGGCCTCCGGCACCCTCGTCCTGAACGACTCGGGCAGCTTCACCTACACTCCGAACGCCGGCTTCGTCGGAACCGATACCTTCATCTACAGCGTGTTCGACGGCCAGGTTCTGGCCCAGGCCACGGCGTCGATCGCTGTGACGGCACCAGGGGGCGGCACCACCGGGGACGACATTCTGAACGGCACCGCCGGCGATGACACCCTCGACGGCGACGCCGGCGACGACACCCTGAACGGCGGCCCAGGGGACGACATCCTGTCGGGTGGTACCGGCTTCGACGCCGCCAGCTATGCCGGGGCGACTGCGGGCGTCACGGTCGATCTGTGGCTGGATCAGCGCCAGGATACCGGCGGCGGCGGGTTCGACACCCTGCGTGCCATCGAGGGCGTCATCGGGTCCGACCACGCCGACACCCTGCGCGGCAATGCCGGCACCAATACCCTGATCGGCGGGGGCGGAAACGACGTGCTGGACGGCGGCGCGGGGGTGGATCGGCTAGAGGGCGGCACCGGTGACGACACCTATGTGATCGACACGCCCCAGGACCAGATTGTTGAAGGGGCCGGTGAGGGCATCGATACGGTTGAAAGCTATCAGACCTATACGCTGGGCGAGAACCTTGAAAACCTGACCCTCCTGTGGGGCGGCGACTCCTTCGGCTACGGCAATGCGCTGGACAACAGGATCCGCGGCAACACCGGAGCCAACAGTCTGTTCGGCTACAACGGCAGGGACCTCCTCGAGGGCGGAGCCGGGAACGACACGATCAACGGCGGGGGCGGCGACGACACCTTGAACGGCGGCCCGGGGGATGACGTCCTGCTAGGCGGCAGCGGGATCGATACCGCCAGCTACGCCGGGGCGAGCTCGGGCGTTACGGTCGATCTGTGGCTGGATCAGCGCCAGGACACCGGCGGCGGCGGGTTCGACACACTGCGCGCGATCGAGGGTGTCACGGGGTCGGACTACGCCGACATGCTACGCGGCAACGCCGCTGCCAATACCCTGATGGGCGGCGGCGGAAACGACGTCCTCAACGGCGGCGCGGGAGTGGACCGGCTGGAGGGCGGCACGGGCGACGATACCTATGTGATCGACATGCCTCAGGATCAAATCGTCGAAGGGGCCGGCGAAGGCATCGACACCGTCCAGAGCTATCAGACCTATGCGCTCGGGGATGACCTGGAGAACCTCGTCCTCCTGTGGGCCGGCGACTCCTCCGGCTTCGGGAATGCGCTCGACAACAGCCTTGTCGGCAACACCGGCGCGAACCGCCTGTTCGGCCGCGGGGGGCGTGACACCCTGGAGGGAGGCGACGGCGCCGACCGTCTCGAAGGGGGCAACGGGGCGGATGTGCTGGTCGGCGGCACCGGCGCGGACACCTTCGTGTTCCGTACCGTGTGGGAAACGGCCAAGGGGGACGGCGACTGGATCATGGACCTTGAAGCCGGGGACCAGGTCGACCTGTCTGCCATCGACGCCAACCGCACCGTGGCGGGCGTTCAGACCTTTTCCTTGGTCGATGCGTTCACGCGGAACGCGGGCGAGATTGTCGTCAGCCTCGATACCATGGGCAATACGATCGTCAGCCTGGATGACAACGGCGACGGCTGGGCCGACGGAACCCTATCCATCGCCGGCGCTCACCTCGCGACGGTCAATGATTGGCTTTTGATCTAG
- a CDS encoding glycosyltransferase family 1 protein: MRIVLATDAWEPQVNGVVRTLTRTVAECRAMGHEVEVIEPSQFRTIPAPTYPEIRLALGAEEEIRERLRAIEPEAVHIATEGPIGIATRRICVEWKLPFTTSYHTKFPEYISARFPVPVQVGYAYMKWFHKPSGRLMVATPTLKAELEEHGFKNISPWTRGVDTEQFRPDLERIFDGLGGKAWPRPFWLNVGRVAVEKNIEAFLETDLPGTKIIVGDGPARADLEARYPQAKFLGARFGEELARCFRDADVFVFPSWTDTFGLVILEAMATGTPVAAYPAHGPIDLIPGSNAGAIDDDLKVACLKALECDRTVVRAYAETFSWRASAEQFVENLEPYPEPERGRFWRRLRRIARVRRRAAA, translated from the coding sequence ATGCGTATCGTTCTGGCCACTGACGCCTGGGAGCCCCAGGTCAACGGCGTCGTCCGCACCCTGACCCGCACCGTGGCTGAGTGCCGCGCCATGGGTCACGAGGTCGAGGTCATCGAGCCCAGCCAGTTCCGCACCATCCCGGCTCCCACCTATCCGGAAATCCGCCTGGCCCTGGGTGCCGAAGAAGAGATTCGCGAGCGGCTGCGGGCGATCGAGCCGGAGGCGGTCCACATCGCCACCGAAGGCCCGATCGGCATCGCCACGCGGCGCATCTGCGTCGAGTGGAAACTGCCCTTCACGACCAGCTATCATACGAAATTCCCGGAATATATCTCGGCGCGGTTCCCGGTCCCGGTGCAGGTCGGCTACGCCTATATGAAGTGGTTCCACAAGCCGTCGGGACGGCTGATGGTGGCCACGCCGACGCTGAAGGCCGAGCTGGAAGAACACGGGTTCAAGAACATCTCGCCCTGGACCCGGGGCGTCGACACCGAACAGTTCCGGCCCGATCTGGAGCGAATCTTCGACGGTCTGGGAGGCAAGGCCTGGCCGCGGCCGTTCTGGCTGAACGTCGGCCGGGTGGCGGTCGAGAAGAATATCGAAGCCTTCCTGGAGACCGACCTGCCAGGCACCAAGATCATCGTCGGCGACGGTCCGGCCCGGGCCGATCTGGAGGCCCGCTATCCGCAGGCCAAGTTCCTGGGGGCGCGGTTCGGCGAGGAGCTGGCGCGGTGTTTCCGCGACGCCGACGTCTTCGTCTTCCCCAGCTGGACCGACACCTTCGGCCTGGTGATCCTGGAGGCCATGGCCACGGGCACGCCGGTCGCGGCCTATCCGGCCCACGGGCCGATCGACCTGATCCCGGGATCGAACGCCGGGGCCATCGACGACGATCTGAAGGTCGCCTGTCTGAAGGCGCTGGAGTGCGACCGCACGGTGGTCCGGGCCTATGCCGAGACCTTCAGCTGGCGCGCCTCGGCCGAACAGTTCGTGGAGAACCTGGAGCCGTATCCGGAGCCGGAGCGCGGCCGGTTCTGGCGGCGTCTACGACGCATTGCCCGCGTGCGCAGGCGCGCGGCGGCCTGA
- a CDS encoding hydroxymethylglutaryl-CoA lyase, whose product MSPRPIQIVEVGPRDGLQNEAAILDPAVRADLVLRLEAAGARRIEAVSFVHPGRVPQMAGAEAVMAALPPSPDHRRIGLVLNAKGYDRALGTGVDEVNVSLSVTEGFGLKNQGLGVRDQVAMLADILARRHNSDGADTPVPALSATLSCVWGCPFDGEVSVSQVADRVGELAALGVAEIGLADTIGVGDPWSVSRKIEAARATAPDATLRLHFHDTRNTGLANAHAAIEAGIDVLDASVGGIGGCPFAPGATGNVATEDLVYMLERAGYATGYDLDALIRTARWIGETIGRPVPSALSRAGGWAG is encoded by the coding sequence TTGAGCCCGCGTCCGATCCAGATCGTCGAGGTCGGCCCCCGCGACGGATTGCAGAACGAGGCGGCGATCCTGGACCCCGCCGTCCGGGCCGACCTGGTCCTGAGGCTGGAGGCGGCCGGGGCGCGGCGGATCGAGGCGGTCAGCTTCGTCCATCCCGGCCGGGTGCCGCAGATGGCCGGGGCGGAGGCGGTGATGGCGGCCCTGCCACCGTCGCCAGACCATCGCCGCATCGGCCTGGTGCTGAACGCCAAGGGCTATGACCGGGCCCTGGGCACCGGGGTCGACGAGGTCAACGTCTCCCTGTCGGTGACCGAGGGGTTCGGGCTGAAGAACCAGGGGCTGGGCGTGCGCGACCAGGTCGCCATGCTGGCCGACATCCTGGCCCGGCGGCACAATTCGGACGGGGCCGACACCCCCGTCCCGGCCCTGTCGGCGACCCTGTCCTGTGTGTGGGGCTGTCCGTTCGACGGCGAGGTCTCGGTGAGCCAGGTGGCGGACCGGGTCGGCGAACTCGCCGCCCTGGGGGTCGCCGAGATCGGCCTCGCCGACACCATTGGCGTCGGCGACCCGTGGAGCGTGAGCCGCAAGATCGAGGCGGCACGGGCCACGGCCCCGGACGCGACCCTGCGCCTGCATTTCCACGACACGCGCAACACCGGCCTGGCCAATGCCCATGCCGCGATCGAGGCCGGGATCGATGTGCTGGACGCCTCGGTCGGCGGCATCGGCGGCTGTCCCTTCGCCCCCGGGGCCACGGGAAATGTGGCGACCGAGGACCTGGTCTATATGCTGGAGCGGGCCGGCTATGCGACCGGTTACGACCTGGACGCCCTGATCCGGACCGCGCGATGGATCGGCGAGACGATCGGTCGCCCGGTGCCGAGCGCGCTCAGCCGGGCGGGGGGCTGGGCGGGCTGA
- the putA gene encoding bifunctional proline dehydrogenase/L-glutamate gamma-semialdehyde dehydrogenase PutA — MNAHVMPPVAGLRPALSQDWDTLDHGKFADEPTRLAGLLAAATLDGPTRAAVVADAVALVEHARLSQKKQGVVESFLQEFSLGTREGLALMCLAEALLRTPDEDTRDRLIAEKIGSADWASHLGQSDSLFVNASTWGLMLTGRLVDADEQAKRDLPGFLTRVAGRLGEPVIRQAVAAAVRIMGEQFVVGRTIEAALKRSNKEGWLCSFDMLGEGARTAADAERYEKIYADAITAVGKTAKGQGPEVGHGVSVKLSALSPRYEATHEDRVWTELYPRVLRLARIAAAADINFTMDAEEADRLALSLKLLDRLAHEPSLGDWTGLGLAVQAYQKRGPEVIARVADLARASGRRLMVRLVKGAYWDTEIKRAQVMGRTDYPVFTTKAATDLNYLVCARAMIDAAPHLYSQFATHNAHSLAAVHRMAKDAGVKIEFQRLHGMGEALYEAAAETFGPMIVRAYAPVGGHEDLLPYLVRRLLENGANSSFVHALLDERVPASAVAADPIAVVELAPDRHARIPPPKDMYMDRQNSLGRDYSQKADRERHAAALSRVDAERFLSGPLIEGGLAAGENPRDVTNPWDRTQVIGRVSEATTEDVDHAVDRAQRAQVAWDRAGGSRRAPVLRAMADALEADMDRLVALLCREAGKTLNDGVAEVREAADFCRYYAMLAEKDFGGPVSLAGPVGETNRLVLHGRGVFACISPWNFPLAIFTGQIAAALAAGNAVLAKPAEQTPLIAAEAVRLFHAAGLDADLLALVPGRGETVGAALVSHPGIDGVAFTGGTDTAAAINRAIAARPGPILPFIAETGGLNGMFVDTTALREQVIDDVIGSAFGSAGQRCSALRILYVPRDSADSVIEGLKGALAAQVVGDPADPSTDIGPVIDTESRQALEAHIGRLTRDARILARAAMPTGAERGDLFAPTIAEIPTPDYLEREVFGPILHIYRYDPADLKSVAGKLAARGYGLTLGVHSRIEAFAEEVVSLVPAGNVYINRGVTGAVVGVQPFGGEGLSGTGPKAGGPNSLIRYASEKAISNNISAQGGDPALLNL; from the coding sequence ATGAACGCCCATGTGATGCCCCCCGTCGCCGGACTGCGACCCGCCCTGTCGCAGGACTGGGATACGCTCGATCACGGCAAGTTCGCCGATGAACCGACCCGCCTCGCCGGCCTCCTGGCCGCTGCCACCCTGGACGGCCCCACCCGCGCCGCCGTCGTGGCCGACGCCGTCGCCCTGGTCGAACACGCCCGCCTGAGCCAGAAGAAACAGGGCGTCGTCGAAAGCTTCCTGCAGGAGTTCAGCCTGGGCACCCGCGAGGGCCTGGCCCTGATGTGCCTGGCCGAGGCCCTGCTGCGCACGCCGGACGAGGACACGCGCGACCGGCTGATCGCCGAGAAGATCGGTTCGGCCGACTGGGCCAGCCACTTGGGCCAGTCCGACAGCCTGTTCGTCAACGCCTCGACCTGGGGCCTGATGCTGACCGGTCGGCTGGTGGATGCCGACGAACAGGCCAAGCGCGACCTGCCGGGCTTCCTCACCCGCGTCGCCGGCCGTCTAGGCGAACCAGTCATCCGCCAGGCCGTGGCCGCCGCCGTCCGCATCATGGGCGAGCAGTTCGTGGTCGGCCGCACGATCGAGGCGGCGCTGAAGCGGTCGAACAAGGAAGGCTGGCTGTGCAGCTTCGACATGCTGGGCGAGGGGGCCCGCACCGCCGCCGACGCCGAACGCTACGAAAAGATCTACGCCGATGCCATCACGGCCGTCGGCAAGACGGCCAAGGGGCAGGGGCCCGAGGTCGGCCACGGCGTCTCGGTCAAACTGTCGGCCCTGTCGCCTCGCTATGAGGCCACGCACGAGGATCGGGTCTGGACCGAACTCTATCCCCGCGTGCTGCGCCTGGCCCGGATCGCCGCCGCCGCCGACATCAACTTCACCATGGACGCGGAAGAGGCCGACCGCCTGGCCCTGTCGCTGAAGCTGCTGGACCGGCTGGCGCACGAGCCGTCGCTGGGCGACTGGACCGGCCTCGGCCTCGCGGTCCAGGCCTATCAGAAGCGCGGGCCCGAGGTCATCGCCCGCGTCGCCGACCTGGCCCGTGCCAGCGGCCGTCGCCTGATGGTCCGACTGGTCAAGGGGGCCTATTGGGACACCGAGATCAAGCGCGCCCAGGTCATGGGTCGCACCGACTACCCGGTCTTCACCACCAAGGCCGCGACCGACCTGAACTACCTCGTCTGCGCCCGCGCCATGATCGACGCGGCCCCGCACCTCTATTCGCAGTTCGCCACCCACAACGCCCACTCCCTGGCCGCCGTGCACCGCATGGCGAAGGATGCGGGCGTCAAGATCGAGTTCCAGCGCCTGCACGGCATGGGCGAGGCCCTGTACGAGGCCGCCGCCGAAACCTTCGGGCCCATGATCGTCCGCGCCTACGCCCCCGTCGGCGGGCATGAGGACCTGCTGCCCTATCTGGTCCGCCGCCTGCTGGAGAACGGCGCCAACTCCTCCTTCGTCCATGCCCTGCTGGACGAGCGGGTGCCCGCTTCCGCCGTCGCCGCCGACCCCATCGCCGTGGTCGAGCTGGCACCCGACCGTCACGCCAGGATCCCGCCCCCCAAGGACATGTATATGGACCGCCAGAACTCGCTCGGCCGCGACTATTCCCAGAAGGCCGACCGCGAGCGCCACGCCGCCGCCCTGTCCCGGGTCGATGCCGAACGCTTCCTGTCCGGCCCCCTGATCGAGGGTGGTCTGGCCGCCGGGGAAAACCCCCGCGACGTCACCAACCCCTGGGACCGGACCCAGGTCATCGGTCGGGTTTCGGAGGCCACGACCGAAGACGTCGACCACGCCGTCGACCGGGCGCAGCGGGCGCAAGTCGCCTGGGATCGCGCCGGTGGATCGCGCCGCGCCCCGGTCCTGCGCGCCATGGCCGACGCGCTGGAGGCCGACATGGACCGTCTCGTCGCCCTGCTGTGCCGCGAGGCGGGCAAGACGCTGAACGACGGCGTGGCCGAGGTGCGCGAGGCCGCCGACTTCTGCCGCTACTACGCCATGCTGGCCGAGAAGGATTTCGGCGGTCCCGTGAGCCTGGCCGGGCCGGTGGGCGAGACCAACCGGCTGGTCCTGCACGGACGCGGCGTCTTCGCCTGCATCAGCCCGTGGAACTTCCCCCTGGCCATCTTCACCGGCCAGATCGCCGCGGCCCTCGCGGCCGGCAACGCCGTCCTGGCCAAGCCGGCGGAACAGACGCCCCTGATCGCCGCCGAGGCCGTGCGTCTGTTCCACGCGGCCGGATTGGACGCCGACCTGCTGGCCCTCGTGCCCGGTCGGGGCGAGACCGTGGGCGCGGCCTTGGTCAGCCACCCCGGCATCGACGGCGTCGCCTTCACCGGCGGCACCGACACGGCCGCCGCCATCAACCGCGCCATCGCCGCCCGCCCCGGCCCCATCCTGCCCTTCATCGCCGAGACCGGCGGGCTGAACGGCATGTTCGTCGACACCACGGCCCTGCGCGAACAGGTCATCGACGACGTCATCGGCTCCGCCTTCGGCAGCGCCGGCCAGCGCTGCTCGGCCCTGCGCATCCTCTATGTGCCCCGCGACTCGGCCGACAGCGTGATCGAGGGGCTGAAGGGCGCCTTGGCGGCCCAGGTCGTGGGCGACCCCGCCGATCCGTCCACGGACATCGGCCCCGTCATCGACACCGAGAGCCGACAGGCGCTGGAGGCCCACATCGGCCGCCTGACCCGGGACGCCAGGATCCTGGCCCGCGCCGCCATGCCCACGGGGGCCGAGCGCGGCGACCTGTTCGCCCCGACGATCGCCGAGATCCCGACCCCGGACTATCTGGAGCGCGAGGTCTTCGGCCCCATCCTCCACATCTACCGCTACGACCCCGCCGACCTGAAGTCCGTCGCCGGCAAGCTTGCGGCGCGCGGCTATGGCCTGACCCTGGGCGTCCACAGCCGTATCGAGGCCTTCGCCGAGGAGGTCGTCTCCCTGGTCCCCGCCGGCAACGTCTACATCAACCGCGGCGTCACCGGCGCGGTGGTCGGGGTGCAACCGTTCGGCGGCGAGGGCCTGTCCGGCACGGGGCCCAAGGCGGGCGGGCCGAACAGCCTGATCCGCTATGCGTCGGAAAAGGCGATCAGCAATAACATCTCGGCCCAGGGCGGGGACCCGGCGCTGCTGAACCTGTGA